The nucleotide window ggaaagggcaatcttttcaacaaatggtgttgggaaaaccagatgcccacatgcaaaaaaatgaagttggacccttatctcaaaacgtctacaaaagttaactcaaaatagatcaaaggctTACATATAAAagcgaaaactataaaactcgtcaaagaaaacacagaggaaaatcttcatgatattggatttggtaatgatgtcttggatatgacaccaaaagaatagacaatgaaagttaaaaaacaggcaaactgaactacatcaaaattaaaaacttctctgcatcaaaggacacaacaaaatgaaaaggcaatctactgtatgggagaaggtatttgcaaatcgcatatctgatgaggggttaatattccacaatatataaagaactcctacaactcaacaacaaaacaagaacaacaacaacaaaaaactgggcaaaggacatgaatggacatatctccgaagaagatatacaaatggcccaaaaacacatgaaaagatgctcagtatcactgatcattaggaaagtgcagaccaaaaccacagtgacataccacctcacatccatttGAATGGCTACTCTCAAAAAActcaaagtgttggcaaggacgtggaaaaattggaacccctgtgcactgctggtgtgaatgtaaaatgatacaccCACTATGGGAAACCGTATGGCAGttactcaaaaaatcaaaaatagaattaccatatgatccagcagttctactcctaggtatatacccgaaagaattgacagcatggtctggaagagatatttgtacacccatgttcctggcagcactaattgcaaatagctaaaagggggaagcaacccaagtgtcatcgagggatgaatggataaacaaatggtggaacaagcatacaatggaatcctattcagccttaaaaaggaaggaaattctgtcatattctacaatgtggatgaatctcgaggacattacgctgagtgaaataagccagtcacaaaaagataaatactgtatgattcaacttacatgaggtacagagagcagtcaaattcatcaaAACACACATTAGAATGATGACTGCCAagagcttggggaggggagaatgggagagtGGTTGTTtgatggatatagagtttcagttgcgtaagacaaaaagagttctggagattgattgcacaacaatgtgaatatgcttaacattagtgaactgtacacttaaaaatggttaagatggtaaattttatgttatgtgtattttattacaattaaaatttttttaaataaataggtataGGAGACCCCAACTTTACTAAGCAAGACAATAGATGTGTACATACACTGGTGTATGTTTGCACAAGCAGGGAGAAATGTGTCAAAGTACGTGCACCAAAAGTATTAATATTGATTATCTCTGAAGTACTAGTCTTGGAAGGGATGTGTATgttttggggaaaggaggaagaacattaacttttctttatatgcctgcctacagtttgacttcttaaaatgtgtatttattactagcatatgatttttaatttagtagagtcaggaaacaatccacaagaaaagtcattaagggtttcagttgggaatatgtacattgataacaaaaatacttgttcgagttctgaggatcctgtaacttgcACAAACGGAACACAGAAAAGCATACTTCTTCTGATGTTGATGAATCAGGTGATAGCTCACGTGTTGATGACACTAATGGTAGCCATTCCAAGTCAAGACAAATTGTTTACGAGATCATGGTCCTTAATTGAATGACCAGTTAGGAAGAGAATGTTCAGTTTAGATAAACTCGGCCTCAAGGTtgtcaaaggacatttatgacaaagcaaGCCAGGGCAATGGTTGGCCCAAGTCTAGACTATCATGTGACTTCCATAATGAGCCTTGGCTTGATCCAAAgggcaaagaagaaacataatgagACTTAATTGAACAATGACCCAAGCAGTCCattgaaaatgctatttataacCTTAACAACTCAGGTATTAGCCAGTCAGAGACTGACTTCGCAATGGTATCAAGGAAAAATGCTAAATGTTAGGGAAATACACGGCTCTACAGGATATATAAAAGGCCAGACGTGGAAAGTGCGGCCAAAACTCAGAAACTTCTCTTAACAAGTCAACTCTCAACCTAACTCCTGACACCATGGCCTGCTGTTCCACTAGCTTCTGTGGATTTCCCATCTGTTCCACTGGGGGGACCTGTGGCTCCAGCTGCTGTCAGCCAACCTGCTGCCAAACCAGGTGTTGCCAGCCAACCTTCTGCCAGACCAGTGGCTGTGAGACTGGCTGTGGCATTGCTGGTAGCATTGGctgtggccaggagggaggcagtggAGCTGTGAGCTGCCGCACCAGGTGGTGCCGACCTGACTGCCGCGTGGAgggcacctgcctgcctccctgctgtgtgGTGAGCTGCACCCCCCCGTGCTGCTGCCAGCTGCACCATGCCCAGACCTCCTGCTGCCGCCCATCCTACTGTGGACGGTCCTGCTGCCGCCTAGCCTGCTGCTGCCAGCCCACCTGCTGTGAGCCCACTTGCTGGCAGCCCACCTGCTAAAAGTCAGGTTGCTCATTTCAATTGCCCAGGACACAGTATCTCTGAACAA belongs to Eubalaena glacialis isolate mEubGla1 chromosome 19, mEubGla1.1.hap2.+ XY, whole genome shotgun sequence and includes:
- the LOC133080843 gene encoding keratin, high-sulfur matrix protein, B2A-like; amino-acid sequence: MACCSTSFCGFPICSTGGTCGSSCCQPTCCQTRCCQPTFCQTSGCETGCGIAGSIGCGQEGGSGAVSCRTRWCRPDCRVEGTCLPPCCVVSCTPPCCCQLHHAQTSCCRPSYCGRSCCRLACCCQPTCCEPTCWQPTC